The genomic window ACGGCGGGTGCGGCGGCGCCAGCGTCACAGCCGCCGGCGGATCGGGTTGTCGCCTCGACCGATCCGCGGCATCCGCGCGCCGACAACACCGCGCGCTGGCTGGGTGGAACGGCCTTGATAATCGGTGCCATGGGTATCGGTCTCACGCTGCGGAGGCGCACATGAACGGGCTGCGACGGCTGGCGCCGCTCGTTTGGTTGGGCGTGTTGTTGGCCGGCCTCACCGTGAGCGCAACGCTGGCGGCCGGGGTGGCCAGCGCCCACGCGACCCGGGTGGCGACGGACCCGGCCGACAACGCCGTCGTGGCATCGGGGCCGGCCACCGTGAGCGCCACCTTCAACGAGCGACTCCAGACGGCGTTCGCGGCCATGACCGTCGTCGGCCCAGACGAAAACCTGTGGTCGACGGGTGACCCGAGCGTGCAGGGCGCCGTCGTCAGCGTCGGTGTGCGGCCCCTCGGGCCAGTCGGCACGTACACCGTGAACTACCGAGTCACCTCGGCCGACGGGCACGTGGTCCCCGGGTCCTGGTCATTCCGGCTGAGCGTGCCCGGCACCGGCACGCCGGGTCCGTCGGCATCCCCTCCCCAGGACGACAGTGATCTACCGGCGTGGCCATTCGCGGTGGGAGCGGTGGTGTCGGTGGCCGTCGTCGCC from Mycobacterium kubicae includes these protein-coding regions:
- a CDS encoding copper resistance CopC family protein encodes the protein MRRLAPLVWLGVLLAGLTVSATLAAGVASAHATRVATDPADNAVVASGPATVSATFNERLQTAFAAMTVVGPDENLWSTGDPSVQGAVVSVGVRPLGPVGTYTVNYRVTSADGHVVPGSWSFRLSVPGTGTPGPSASPPQDDSDLPAWPFAVGAVVSVAVVAFWSARRRR